The DNA segment ttattctacaagaagTTGTTTCtttgatgaaaacaaaatggttaaattactataaaataattccagaactttttcttgttgcacttttttttatcctagatttaaattagatggtgtcacagattatttaacattatattatgaatgtttgcaattagatgaagttaatattccattaactataactaatattatgaatttaattaaagaaatttatgctgaatatgcattaatttatggtggttcttcttcctctctaccacctattgccccatcatcaacccaaaatatgagttctggtgatcgtattatgatgcaaaggggtaaaagaccaagaggaacattaggctccacctcggagcttgatatttatttaactactatttttgagtgtggtgacaacaatataggtaaagactttccagttttagaatggtggagtcgacacacatcaactttttcaatattagcagctattgctaaacaagttctaacagcaccagtatcaactgtcgcagtagaacaagcttttagtcaagggggtaatatattggatgagagacgatcaagtttggctcccgaatctattgaagctcaagtatgcgtggacgattggacaagagccgaattacgccaacaagaaatgaaagtggaCTTTAATGAAGAATcacttgatttaactacggatagttcgatgacgacgggaaataatactcaagatagtggaggtgaatgataaggtaagaaGGTACTGCTAGCTATTAGATATgtaaaggtaagagaactacgtaggctttgattcttctaaaccccaagaagatacataagaagcttaattgaaaaattaagtccaagcctttctttttattttcaattattgtaattaataatttaaaaattaaatcaagattatgtattagaattgacggttcaatattggtttcgaaccgaaaccatCTGTTCCGAACCAGAatcggcggttccgaaccgtggacgaaccgtcctgttacagtttcggttcagggtccttatattttcgtaccttgaaccggcggttcatgaaccgtggccaggtctacttcAAGGCAAGTTTTTGATGAAATGGTAGAGAGGAGCGAAGTTTCCTGGAATGCCATAATTGCTAGTCTTGCTCATACAGGGTGTAACAAGGATGCATTAAATATGTTCAGGCTGATGATTTGTGCTGGGCTGACACCAAACTCTATTGCCTTTTCTAGTATTTTACCTGTATTGGTTGAAGAAGAATTATTTGGGTTAGGAAAGGAAATCCATGGGTAAGAATGGGCATTGAATCTGATGCGTTTGTTGCCAACCCAATGATTGATATGTATGCAAAATCAGGCCATCAATCTGAAGCTTCCTCTGTGTTTCACAATATGCTTGTAAAGAACGTTGTTACTTGGAATGCCATGATTGCTAGTTTTACTCAAAACGGGCAAGAATTAGCAGCTCTAGAGCTATTAAGAGCAATGTCAGTACATAACGAGATACCTAATTCTGTCACTTTGACGAATGTTCTTCCAGCTTGTGCACGAGTTGGTTTCCTTCGTCCGGGAAAAGAAATCCATGCAGTGACCATCCGTATGGGGTTCAACCTTGATCTGTTTGTCACCAATGCTCTGACAGacatgtatgcaaaatgtggCTGCTTAGATCTGGCTCAAAGTGTTTTTGACATATCCCGTAGGGATGaagtatcttataatatattaatagtaaGCTATGCTCAAACTAGTGATTGCTCAAAATCTTTGAGTTTATTCTCAGAAATGGGTCCCATGGGTATGATGCATGATGTGGTTTCCTTTGTGGGTGCTACATCAGCTTGTGGAAAATTAGCTGCAACCAAGCAAGGGATAGAAATCCATGCAGTCGTGACGAGAAAGCTTTTACACACAGACCTCTTTGTTGCTAATTCACTTTTGGACTTTTATTCCAGATGTGGACGGATTGATATAGCTGACAAGATCTTTGTGAGGATTCCAAATAAAGATGCAGCCTGGAATACTATGATTTTGGGTTATGGAATGCTTGGTGATTTGGACATGGCTATCGATCTCTTCGAAAATATGAGGGAAAGTGGAGTGCAATATGATTCAGTTTCATATATTGCAGTTTTGTCAGCCTGTAGCCATGGAGGATTTGTTGAAAAAGGGAGGAAATACTTTGAGGAAATGCAAGCTCAGAATATTAAGCCGACACAAATGCACTATGCTTGTATGGTTGATCTCCTTGGACGAGCTGGCCTTATGGAAGATGTAGTGgaacttataaaaaatttgcCCATCATACCAGAGTCCAATATATGGGGTGCTTTGCTTGGGGCATGCCGAATCCATGGTAATATAGAGTTGGGGTCTTGGGCAGCTGAGCATTTGCTTAAGTTGAAACCTGAACATTGTGGGTATTATATTCTTCTTTCAAACATGTATGCAGAAGCTGGGAAATGGGATGAGGCAAACAAGATTAGGGAATTGATGAAGTCGAGAGGGGCAAAGAAAAATCCTGGTTACAGTTGGGTTCAAACAGGGGACCAGGTACAAGCATTTGTAGTTGGAGAGGTAATGGAGAACTCCACTCCAGGTCTTTGGCAAGCAGAACAcggttaaatttgttaaagaaTTCTGAGTTTTATGGTTGTTTGCTGACGTATCAAGTCTTGGCAGCATCAAAAGTGAACCAGAAAATTGAATAGCAGAAATTTTTTAAGTATCCGGAAGACCAAAAGGAGATGAATTGCATCGAACTTTTGCTTAGTACGTAGAGTACTTGATAGATAAGTACTCCTTTTATGGGTAACTTTCATCATTTTCAGTAAAGTACTCTCCAAGTCTCCGAGCCTGCAAGAAATATTCTTGTGCACAcaccaagaaataaaaaattcagattGATTCTTTAAGTTTCTATGTgtcaaataaatgtttaaaattgcaattttttttaataatttaatattttctatcatTATGCAAAAACAATTGGGAACTGCTTTGTGAGTATTTGAGACTTGAAAACATTTAATACTAGTTGAAAAATATAACTGTAACACTTCTAGAAAAATTTCACATCTATAATTCACGAAAGAGGTGTTGAGTATGTATAAATATCTTGTATCGTTTAAAGATgctaataaaagattaattaaatagtCTATGAGTCATAAACTATCACAATGTGTTTTGGTTACAACCATATGTTCTTAAAGATTTCGGAAATTGTCTCCAAAATAATGGAGAAAAAGAGAACGACCAAAACTTTGACAATGTTTTTCCTTAGGAACTTATGGTGAAATGAAGTTTTGTTTCCTTAGTTACATGTTGTAGACAACCTACATAGTATTTGAATCTTTCTTTATGTTTTCACCAGGCTAAACTCAGCTGAAATCAATCCAAAGATTGCAAAGCTTGGGCTTGCTGCATTGCCAGCTTAATGGTTGTTTGATGGCGTTACATATACCACTTTCTTTGTCTTGGCATTCCTTGGCTATGACAAAAGTTCTGGCAAGAACCCAGCTGCTAATCTCCAGGCACTTTTAGGGGTATGAAATACTTCACTTTCGGTATTTGTTGCTTGGAAGCTCTACTTTTTTGTACATAGTTTCAAAGTCGTTCATTCAGGCTCAGTGTAATATTCactctttatttattattattattattattatttaaataggatAAGGTTTAAATTCTAGGGGATAaggtaagtttaaattttaaaaattttttataaggtAAAAGCAAGATAAtagtcaaatttattataaagagaggagatatttttatttgtgataaatatagatttattttaaaacttacgtttaaaaaaaaatcagtattaataaagggagagaggatttttatttctttcaaaacaaCCAGGAAGACTTTGAGTATTGGTTTTAGAAAGAGAAGAATTGTTGATAAGGAGGCTAGAATAGTGAAACAATGttgttgatataaatttattgcaTTAAGGTACgcctcaatatttttatttatttgggtatataggtgttttatgatttgaggattagatttcttttttttagaattcaattcaattttgtattataaattgtttgtttcatgataattttagattagtttgtaaattaactaaaagcaaaaaaaaatttatatacatttaattctattttattttatatattaatttcattttataaaaaaactagggatttttagtaatttgctgatattttaactttgtaaatttaaatagatagtttatattatttaaaaaattgtaaaaaaattttatttgagataTTATAGAGagttattaactattttatgaaattttaagatttcctaagttataaaaatttcatagaattagctagaatttttaaatgataaaccTGAAATTTTTGATGAAGTTCATGCctgtaaaagatttatttatttttatatatatttcttaatctttttcaatttaaatatttttttatttaaatcaatatgtctagttatgttctaaaaattttcgtaattttatcattttaatataatttattaaaaatgttatagGATTGAGTAttaaacctgaaatttatttgacagaatttgTGACCAGTAAAGAAAtatagtttttagtttttttttaaattaattgtgacttgaatttttttttataattaaattagtatgtatagtttaattctggaagttttcaaaattttataaattatatgctagctattaaaattattacaaaagtATGTGTCCAATCTGAAATATTTTTGACAGTGTTAATGGTCTGTGATAAAAATTTCGTTTtacatagttttttaaatattttcaggtTCATATTTTcagatgaaaaatatcaatatgttaagtttatatttgcaaaattttgtaaatttttgagttatatataattttataaaattgttggaaGCTTGAATtgtcaaacttgaaaactgttGTTTGTGTTCATGAGTTGTGGAAAGAAGTAATTTTTGAGAAGTTTTATATATGTTTCTTAAAGCTGAATAATTTTTGGTAAACCatctatatgtcttctttgCCCCAGCAAAGTTTTGTAATGTTTCGATTTGtgtagaaatttataaaattcatgaaacaaAGGTTGTACAGTGTAGACACCACCACATAACTTGGCAAACACCACCAGCATGGCATCagcctaatttttttcatttaacctaTCTTTTGACTATTATATGGAGATATTATGTGTGCACCATCAATCCTCAGATTGTTATCTTCATGTGGACTAGGAACAACGTAACCAGGCCATTTGGAGTTGCCGGAGCAGCAGCGCTGGCTTCACTTGTTGACAGGTTTGAAGAGGATCCAAAACTATTTCAGGTTTCCAAATCTTGCCTATGCATTTGCCCCTGTTGTCTCCATAGTTGGTGCTTCATGTTTAACAGTCGTTGGCTTGCTCATCCTTTCCAGACGTTGAAAAAATTCTCTCATCAAAGAGCGAAAATGAAGTGAAAACTCCTTGTGcttgtatatattttagaaattgtGTCATTTGATTCTAATAATTTCTGGCTGTTCTCTTGAATATAGAAGGAAAACTGTTACttaatcaatgtttttagactGATAGTGGACCTTGACCCGGTCTAGGGGCTGCTCTAAATCTTGATTGTTCAGTTAGagatagaataaataaatattataatgatatttaatcaaacaaaattgtgGTCTAATAGTATATGATGCATATTATTTACAAATCAGATGTAGTTTAAGTCTGAACAATTGTAAAATTGTATAGTATGACGATTTGACCGAATGAACTCAATAGTCGAACCATGACTTGATGTGGTTTGTCTTGTTTAACGTGGTTTACTAGttcaatatttaatcaaattttaaacatcGACTTGGACTAGATTACCATCAAATCCCAACCAAACTAGTTCGATCaattggtttggtttgggttttaAACAATGCCTCGAATGAAGTTTGCCTAAATTATAGGTGCGAGTATTTGTTTTAGTACTCTCTTATAAGGTAAGATTTAAGGTGAGTTAGTTCGAACTCGATTGTCAACTCGGTTTAATCAAGTTCGTGCTTAAATTCAAGCATAAGGGATTTTACACTGTCAAGTTCAACTTTGAGGTGCATTTGACACATGATTGCAACTAAGAGATATGATGATGACTCCAATACAAAATTACACGATTTAAGAAGAATCACACCTTATAAGTTAGTTATTGATTGCAtaagaaaaaatcatttaaaccTCATACTAGAAACTCATACTTTCTGACATGGGATCCAAATTTCATATCTTACATTTGGTCCATACTTGACACTTTAAATCATAACATGTTTCCACATAAATGATATTAGAAAGAACATCTAAGATAGAATAACATCACTGCATAAAAGCTCCCCATTTTCATGTACAGCAAACAAAATCCCTGGCATGTCATGCCATTTTGATCAAACTATGAAATCACCAGTTCATATGATACTCAGCTGCTATTCTACTTTTTTGAAAATCTGGTGTCATACTACTCTAAATCGCCTTTAAAGGAGATTATTCTTGAATGCAAGTATCATTTTTTTGCAACAGAAGCAAAAAGAATGCTAATATAGAACCGAAGAACATTTTGATAGCATATCTCACAAGGTCATTGTCATCTTCATTGGAGATGTTCCTTGAGGAAGATAAAGCGGTTGCTGAAGGTAAGGCTTCTAGTACTGCATCTGCCAGATCAGTGATGAAGGAAGACATGCAGTTGAGGGCGGGCACATGTCCCCAGTTTTGAATGCTGGATTCAAGAGCCTTCATGTCAATCTCTTCAAGTGTTTCAATGTGCTCACTCATAAAACTGCAATAGTAAATACTCCTTAGATAGCCATTTTAGCGCTTGTATCGACacatgaaattgctatttttggAACTAGTCCTTAGTCATATAACTGACTGGAACTGCTAGAAGACTCTTAACACCTTTCTGGGAGAACTCAACTGTAGGAATTAAACCTGATGATGAGGATAAATAAGACAGTGCTCATAATTCAAGAAAGACAAGAAAGATGGAAGCTAAAACTAAAGAAATTGGGTTTTAAAGTCAAACCTGGTATGCCAGAGTATGATCGTCGCCAAATCCTTGACTTTTCATCTTTCTGCACTCCTCCATCTGGTTTCTGTATGGAATACTAGCATTCTCAACATAATTGACTGGTACTCGATGGgcacaaaaaaatttcattatcttaagttccacatataaaagtcaaagaaaattTGTAGAGACTAATCCCATCAAATGACCACAACCCAggcaagtcaaattttaatatatatgctgattttgtgctgcaaaagaatcatatacaAGAAGAATATATCCAGAAATTAAACGCACCTCATCAAGCTTAGAGAACTTCTCTAACTCTTTCTTAATAAATTCAGCCATAGACTTCATGTAACCTTCTTGCTGATACCAGGACCGTATGATAGATACAGGCAGCcttgatatatatgcatcttccctgacatatcattctcactcagaaattatttatgatataaaaatttatttacgaCAGGCAAGCAATTAGAGAATATACAAAACAGAAGCATTCACTCCAGAACACAGATGCTTGACCCAGTTGTAGAGATAGAGAACTGTATCAATATCGGTATGAGAAATTAAATAGGCATTACAGCTTTATCAGCAAGAGCAAGGGAATTCAGTACCTACATAAACAAGCACAAGTGCGTCCTCTGCTAAGTTTCTATCGGCGTGCAACCTTACCAATCTGAAACTGCCCAcctgtttgtgatattgataatgcatatCATTAATATTGCAGTAAGGATTTTGATCGTTGCTATTTCcaggaaaattttaatgaatcaaaattcaacagactataaatagaaaaaaatatctaaacctCGTCACCTTGTCTGCTTTTCTTTTACTGCTACAATTCCATGCTCTGCATTCCCCCGCATTTTTTGTTACCATTTTCTGATGTGAAACCAAACAAACTATGTTGTGATTATGGTAAGGGGGCATCAAGACattcaaaaaagaagaaagtattttacatccaaatattgttcaaatagtaaaaatatttacaattgaattgaattattacaTAAACATACCAAACTCTTGCATTGGTAGGAAATGaactttaatcaatataaaattaatgttaaatttgattctaattataaaaatttcacgAACAAGATTCAAACCAGTATGCATTGCAGAATCATGTCTCAGTTGATGTATTTCAGGTAATCCTCCTGCTCTTACTTCTACTACAATTAATTACACTTCAGATTTTATCAATCTCTagataattaaatcaaagttcaTTTGTTATAGAAAAGACGGCTCAACCTAACTAAACCCACCACATTGATGGAAAATGGGACACCTAGCAAACAACAGTAACAAAAGTTATGATAGGAGAGAAAAGCAGCACATACCACTGCCATGAGCACACTTCTTTGTCGAACTCAAGGTGTTAGGGCTGTGGAAAATGGTATTGATAGGGAGCCTAATGCCGTTGATTTTAACGGGAAGATCTTCCTTGGCCTTTTAGAAAAGTAAAGATAATTGTGAGGGTGTCtctacaaaaaatatatatatataaggcaaAACTAGCATTTAGGTtgcaatatatttaaaaaaactattaaaaagaaAGCCCAGAGCCAGCCAAATATCCCCttactttcaataaaatttaaaaaaaaaaacccttagaCTTGCAAAATTATCGTTAATTCCCTTGTAGAATTGCTTCCCTTCCTAAGAGCTATATCATATCAGCAAGAGTGTAGAAATTTCAGTACCTAGATTATGACAAGAGTCTCCTTGCTAAATTGCCACTTGCgttttgatattgataatgcattatcaattaccaaaaaaaaaaaaagatcatgcacaatcaaaaaaatatatagttggtattcttttctttttaggaaAAAATCAATGGAAATTATTGATGAACATGATTCACGCCTTTATAACGTATTGCAAAAtaagtctcttcttcttcttcgaattcaaaaacaaaggaaaaattgaAGATACTATCacaagtataaaaaaatttttaacttactataaaatataactactcaaacaagaataataatttgttattgaattaGTGATATATGATTCATACCATTTAGTTGAACCTTGCTAATTctcttgaaaaacaaatcagacTTTCAGACAGTTTATgactaattaaataaacatattttaagaagACAATAGCAATTAttgtgtaaaaattattttcaaaaacaatttattaaaaaaataataacggTTTAAATTAAGAACTAATTAATTCACACACCTGAACAAATCTT comes from the Mangifera indica cultivar Alphonso unplaced genomic scaffold, CATAS_Mindica_2.1 Un_0002, whole genome shotgun sequence genome and includes:
- the LOC123205255 gene encoding ferrochelatase-2, chloroplastic-like, encoding MRGNAEHGIVAVKEKQTREDAYISRLPVSIIRSWYQQEGYMKSMAEFIKKELEKFSKLDEKPDGGVQKDEKSRIWRRSYSGIPGLIPTVEFSQKGVKSLLAVPVSYMTKDYFMSEHIETLEEIDMKALESSIQNWGHVPALNCMSSFITDLADAVLEALPSATALSSSRNISNEDDNDLVRYAIKMFFGSILAFFLLLLQKNDTCIQE